A stretch of DNA from Thiomicrospira sp. XS5:
TGAGTGCCTTGTTAACCTTGGTCTTAGGGTACTTTTATCTAAATTGGATTGCAAACAATGTGGCGGTAAATTTGGATGAGTGAGGTGTTCAAACCGGTTCGATTGAATGGGGTTAGTAGTTATGTATTGAGGACAATGTCGATGTTGAAGCCTTCATCCTCCGTTGGAGCCTGAAAGTAACGGTTGACCTGGTGAAACACCGTTTCGGTATCAAATTGGGCGCGTTCCGGTGATTCCAGTCGGCGTTTTTCCAGCCGCTGTAAGCACAGCGAATCGTCGGTTTGCAGATAAATTAATTTATGGGGAATCTGACTTTCGTCGAATAGCTCTTTAAACCAAGCCCGTTGTTTTGGGGTGTTGCCCGGAAAATCCATCACCACCGAAACGCCGGAATGCAACAG
This window harbors:
- a CDS encoding ATP-binding protein, translating into MNKTGTLFFFSGKMGAGKSTYAKQLANELKAILLSEDDWLVALYPDEIQNFDDYILYSARLKPLLKSHVQSLLHSGVSVVMDFPGNTPKQRAWFKELFDESQIPHKLIYLQTDDSLCLQRLEKRRLESPERAQFDTETVFHQVNRYFQAPTEDEGFNIDIVLNT